A region from the Gossypium hirsutum isolate 1008001.06 chromosome A08, Gossypium_hirsutum_v2.1, whole genome shotgun sequence genome encodes:
- the LOC107893611 gene encoding cinnamoyl-CoA reductase 1 isoform X2: MSKQGEVVCVTGASGSIGSWVVKLLLVRGYTVHGTVRNLKDEKETKHLEALEGADSHLRLFQIDLLDYDSLAAAINGCAGVFHLASPCSVDQVHDPQKELLDPAIKGTLNVLTAAKELGVKRVVVTSSISSMWPCPNWPADKIRTEDCWTDIEYCKQNELWYPISKTLAEKAAWEFSKEKGLDVVVVNPGTVMGPNIPPNLNASMVMLLRLLQGSTETYQDFFIGSVHFKDVALAHILVYENTSATGRHMCVEALSHYGDFVAKVAELYPEYNIPSLPRDTQPGLLRAKNGGKKLMDLGLEFIPMEQIIRDAVESLKTSLC; the protein is encoded by the exons ATGTCTAAGCAAGGAGAAGTGGTCTGCGTAACCGGGGCCAGCGGCAGCATTGGGTCTTGGGTTGTCAAACTCCTCCTTGTTCGCGGCTACACCGTCCACGGGACCGTCAGAAATCTCA AGGACGAGAAAGAAACGAAGCACCTAGAAGCTCTAGAAGGAGCAGACTCACATCTCCGCCTCTTCCAGATCGATCTCCTCGATTATGATTCACTCGCCGCCGCAATCAATGGCTGTGCTGGTGTTTTCCACCTCGCTTCTCCATGCAGCGTCGATCAAGTTCACGATCCTCAG AAGGAGCTTTTGGATCCTGCGATTAAAGGAACGCTTAATGTACTGACAGCTGCCAAAGAGCTTGGTGTTAAACGTGTGGTGGTTACGTCTTCAATCTCCTCCATGTGGCCCTGCCCAAACTGGCCAGCTGATAAAATCAGAACAGAGGATTGCTGGACTGATATTGAGTATTGCAAGCAAAAtgaa TTATGGTATCCAATTTCCAAAACACTAGCTGAGAAGGCTGCATGGGAATTTTCCAAGGAGAAAGGTCTGGATGTGGTGGTTGTGAATCCGGGCACCGTGATGGGTCCTAATATTCCTCCAAACCTTAATGCTAGCATGGTAATGTTGTTACGCCTTCTGCAAG GCAGCACAGAGACATATCAGGACTTTTTCATTGGATCCGTCCATTTCAAAGATGTTGCGTTAGCACACATTTTGGTATATGAGAACACATCAGCAACAGGAAGGCACATGTGCGTTGAAGCTCTATCTCACTATGGTGACTTCGTGGCCAAGGTTGCTGAACTTTACCCTGAATATAATATTCCCAG TTTGCCAAGGGATACTCAACCTGGGCTGTTAAGGGCTAAGAATGGAGGTAAAAAGCTGATGGACTTGGGGTTGGAATTTATTCCCATGGAGCAGATAATCAGAGATGCGGTTGAGAGTTTAAAAA CATCTTTGTGTTGA
- the LOC107893611 gene encoding cinnamoyl-CoA reductase 1 isoform X1 — MSKQGEVVCVTGASGSIGSWVVKLLLVRGYTVHGTVRNLKDEKETKHLEALEGADSHLRLFQIDLLDYDSLAAAINGCAGVFHLASPCSVDQVHDPQKELLDPAIKGTLNVLTAAKELGVKRVVVTSSISSMWPCPNWPADKIRTEDCWTDIEYCKQNELWYPISKTLAEKAAWEFSKEKGLDVVVVNPGTVMGPNIPPNLNASMVMLLRLLQGSTETYQDFFIGSVHFKDVALAHILVYENTSATGRHMCVEALSHYGDFVAKVAELYPEYNIPSLPRDTQPGLLRAKNGGKKLMDLGLEFIPMEQIIRDAVESLKSKGFIS; from the exons ATGTCTAAGCAAGGAGAAGTGGTCTGCGTAACCGGGGCCAGCGGCAGCATTGGGTCTTGGGTTGTCAAACTCCTCCTTGTTCGCGGCTACACCGTCCACGGGACCGTCAGAAATCTCA AGGACGAGAAAGAAACGAAGCACCTAGAAGCTCTAGAAGGAGCAGACTCACATCTCCGCCTCTTCCAGATCGATCTCCTCGATTATGATTCACTCGCCGCCGCAATCAATGGCTGTGCTGGTGTTTTCCACCTCGCTTCTCCATGCAGCGTCGATCAAGTTCACGATCCTCAG AAGGAGCTTTTGGATCCTGCGATTAAAGGAACGCTTAATGTACTGACAGCTGCCAAAGAGCTTGGTGTTAAACGTGTGGTGGTTACGTCTTCAATCTCCTCCATGTGGCCCTGCCCAAACTGGCCAGCTGATAAAATCAGAACAGAGGATTGCTGGACTGATATTGAGTATTGCAAGCAAAAtgaa TTATGGTATCCAATTTCCAAAACACTAGCTGAGAAGGCTGCATGGGAATTTTCCAAGGAGAAAGGTCTGGATGTGGTGGTTGTGAATCCGGGCACCGTGATGGGTCCTAATATTCCTCCAAACCTTAATGCTAGCATGGTAATGTTGTTACGCCTTCTGCAAG GCAGCACAGAGACATATCAGGACTTTTTCATTGGATCCGTCCATTTCAAAGATGTTGCGTTAGCACACATTTTGGTATATGAGAACACATCAGCAACAGGAAGGCACATGTGCGTTGAAGCTCTATCTCACTATGGTGACTTCGTGGCCAAGGTTGCTGAACTTTACCCTGAATATAATATTCCCAG TTTGCCAAGGGATACTCAACCTGGGCTGTTAAGGGCTAAGAATGGAGGTAAAAAGCTGATGGACTTGGGGTTGGAATTTATTCCCATGGAGCAGATAATCAGAGATGCGGTTGAGAGTTTAAAAAGTAAGGGCTTTATTTCATGA